A region from the Homalodisca vitripennis isolate AUS2020 unplaced genomic scaffold, UT_GWSS_2.1 ScUCBcl_6584;HRSCAF=13867, whole genome shotgun sequence genome encodes:
- the LOC124373867 gene encoding uncharacterized protein LOC124373867: protein MRLKRKLQLKITLKKVIEEVTCLGLGHQQENCAKPPTSPTSSSELIGVNDQVECSRTNKINETCLNTGEPHFPDQIIDPEVKKKRIIELGLEPYQPVGPFPYDGKQ from the exons ATGAGATTGAAGAGGAAGTTACAGCTCAAGATAACGCTGAAGAAAGTTATTGAAGAAGTAACATGCCTAGGGCTAGGGCATCAACAAGAAAATTGTGCCAAACCTCCAACAAGTCCTACGTCAAGCAGTGAACTGATCGGCGTAAATGATCAA gtggaatgtagccggacgaataaaattaatgaaacttgtttaaaCACCGGAGAACCCCATTTTCCAGACCAGATCATCGATCCAGAGGtgaaaaaaaaacgaattattgaatTAGGACTAGAACCCTATCAACCAGTTGGCCCATTTCCATATGATGGAAAACAAG